ATATGGATGATTTATACTGGTAATTTTAACTATCAGATTTTAACTTCTTTAAAACCACTTGCCAGAAGCAAAAGTAGAATACTTTGTATTGAATCAATTCAGTTTGGAAAAAGagtacttaaaaattttatttgaaagtatatttGTCTTAGTTATTGTGTAACATTTATTTTGGGTTTTAGGTTCCTGGAATTTTCTGTGTGCATTAGAAAACATGATTGGCTGTTTAAGATTTTGGATGGTATTGAGTTAAGCCGTTTTTAGTTACCTCTTAGTCACCTTTTAATTGTGGTAAATTTTTctcaacaaattattttttcttatagcCAGAGGAACCTTCAACACCTGGCACCGTGGTCAGCTCCCCCAGCATCTCTACTCCTCCAATTGTTCCTGATATACAAAAGAATCTTACTCAGGAACAACTAATAAGACAGCAGTTactggcaaaacaaaaacagttgTTAGAACTTCAGCAGAAAAAGCTGGAGCTTGAGCTAGAGCAAGCTAAGGCACAATTGGTAAGTGGTAAGATTGGGTATTTTACCTATTTTAAACCTGTTTTCCAGGTTACCTTAgttatctttttcatttctgtttattttaaaattatgatgtaTTCATGAGACTACATTTTAATGTTTGTATTGTAAAATTCACTTGATTATAAACTAAGTGATTTCTTccaaatagttttcttttttccttcaatgtacatttttatggagtACAGGGTGATGTTTCAACACCTGAATATAGcgtgatcaaatcaggataattagcatttctgtctccttatttctttgtgtttggagactTAGAAtgtctctcttctagttctttataaaactttaaatattgtGCTACTAAATTGCTAATTTATGAGATAGCATTTTAGTTTTGTTTAGTGATTATATTAAGTGGACTTAATATTTCAATCCCAAGATGATAGGCTTAATGTGGTATATTTTTTTCATACTCTTTTGTTTCATGAACTTAGACCTTATGAACAGAAATCAGTCTAGAGAGTCTACAAAAGAAAGACCGTcacaattaaggagaccagggAAATTATGTATTCCTATGCATGATTGGCTTACTTAGCATCTGATTTTATTTGAGATTGAGGAAGCATAggaaggcagatttttttttcaaaaaaaggatttattatatgaaagctttatttatttatttatttattatgtgatcttccatcagctggttcactccccaaatgtcttcaacagccagggctgggccagactaaagtcaggagccacatgggtggcagggactcaagtacttgagtttccatctgctgcctcccaggtgcattagtcgGAAGTTGAATTGGCAGCAGGGGTAGAGACCTGATTTGATTCCAGGTATTCAGATATTGGATGTGGGTTTCTTAAGTTCAGCAtaaactgcaccacaatgcccactccaaaGCAGAATTTTGTAAGTTTATTAGCTGCCACTTTGGGTGGAACCAAGTTTTATGACAGGTTTTTTAGCTGAAATGACTCCTGTGCAGCTGCAGTATAGTGATTTTGCAGTATCTTTCAGTTTCATCTTTCTGGAATCCTGATTAGGCCAAGGgaagatttttgttttcattctgtcTTGATGGTATAAAACTCGAAAGAAAAGGGCTACTAAGAAGTAACAGACCTTTTGAGTATATAgaattctcttttttgttgtgacctccaattttaagaaaaaacaaaaacttacttatttgaaaggcagagatatagagggagagatggagagtttccagaagccaggagcctggaattccatctggatttccatgtcggtggtagggacccaagtacctgggtcatcatctactactttctcaggcacactggattggaagtggagagcccaggacttgaactaacgcttttatatatgtgtgtatatatacatatatatatgatgctggtttgcagacagtggcttaacctgctgcaccacaactctggcccctgtgATCTACACAAAAACActagaaatatataatataaatataatattgagTAAGTTAATTTATAATattctttagtttttaatttcttgacaGTCTGCATGCTTTACATTTCAACATGAATATTTATGTTATATTTCAGGCAGTTTCTCTTAGTGTTCAGCAGGAAACTTCCAATTTAGGTCCTGGGTCTGCATCAACCAAATTACATGTTTCACAAATTCCGCCTATGGCAGTCAAAGTTCCCCATCAGGTTCCTGTGCAACCTGAGAAAAACCGTCCAGGTCCATCCCAAATTCAGGATTTGAAAGGCACTAACCGGGATCCCCGCCTTAACAGGATGAGCCAACATTCCTCTCATGGGAAAGATCAAAGTCACAGGAAAGAATTTCTAATGAACACATTGAACCAGTCTGATATTAAGACAAGTAAAACTGTACCCTTGGAGAAAAACTCATCCAAGCAAGAAAAAAGTAAATCAggtgaaaaaataacaaagaaagaaCTTGACCAATTAGATtctaaatctaaatctaaatctaaatcaCCGTCacctttgaaaaacaaattctcaCATACAAAAGACTTGAAAAATCAGGAATCTGAAAGTGTAAGGTTGTCTGATATGAACAAGAGAGATCCAAGATTAAAAAAACATCTTCAGGATAAGACTGATGGCAAAGATGATGATGGAAAAGAtaagagaaaaactgcagaaaaaaaggataaagatGAGCACACAAAATCATCTGAACACAGGCTGGTTGGAAgtagaaataaaatcataaatggtATTGTACAAAAACAGCAGGATGCAATGACAGATGAATCGGAAAAACAGGGGACAAAACCAGGGAGATCTAGTACTAGAAAGCGATCAAGGTCAAGATCCCCTAAATCTCGGTCACCAATTATACATTCACCAAAGAGAAGAGATAGACGGTCACCCAAACGAAGGCAAAGGAGTATGTCTCCAACTTCAACACCTAAAGCTGGAAAAATTCGCCAATCAGGAGTTAAACAGTCACATATGGAAGAGTTTACGCCACcttccagggaagaaagaaaTGCTAAGAGGAGTACCAAACAGGATGTTCGTGATCCGAGGCGGATAAAAAAGACTGAAGAAGAACGACCACAAGAAAATGTAAATCAGCATTCTACAAAGTCAGGCGCTGAACCAAAAGAGAATATAGAAAATTGGCAAAGTTCCAAGTCTACCAAAAGATGGAAATCTGgttgggaagaaaataaaaggtaTGATAACATTTTAAGTCAAGTAGAATCATGAATACATTTTGAAAGTTTGCATTAATATACAAATTGGAAATTATTGGGTACTATGATAGTGCTTTATTTTTGAATCTAAACAACCCTATGAGATAAATAGcattaatattcttattttacagataagaaaattaaaatgtagaaaGGTTAATCTACGAATACATGCAGGAATCACAATTTATGTCTGAATGTCCTGACATCATATCTTGTGTTCTCATTTAATTAGTTCATAATAATTTCATAGTTACGTATATCCATTTTAGCCAGAGTCTTTGAAAAGGATCCTTAAAGATGAtccttgaatatatatttttaaatatattggtgtaacatttttctttttgtgatttcAGCTTGCAACAGGGTGATGAACATAGTAAATCTCCTCACCTAAGGCATAGGGAGAGCTGGTCAAGCACTAAAGGGATCTTGTCACCTCGAGCCCCAAAGCAACAGCATCGATTAAGTGTAGATGCTAATCTTCAGATTCCTAAAGAGTTAACTCTTGCAAGCAAAAGAGAGTTACTTCAAAAGGTATTTACCATGATTAATaccttgtcattattctctaatttttgtaagtcctctttatatttaaaatacttaatttccttttatcaCCTCTATGCAGACGAGTGAACGTTTAGCATCGGGTGAAATTACTCAGGATGAGTTCCTTGTTGTTGTGCATCAAATTCGACAGCTATTTCAGTATCAAGAAGGTAAACATAGATGCAATGTACGGGATAGTCctacagaagaaaataaaggtggattaaaaaagaaacctcTCTTATCTGATGCTGAATTAACCTACTATGAACATAAAGCAAAACTGAAAAGGACACAGGTTCAGCATTCATTTCCAAGACTTGATCTCTTAGATCCTGATATTTTTGACTACCCTTTGACTGATGCCTTGTTGTCTGGAATAGAATGTGAGCCATCCAAAAGTAAACATGCAAGTAGAAATAGTGGAGCACAGTTTGACAGAAAAGAACAATTTAGTGAAAGAGCAAGACGTCTTTCTCCTATATCTGGGAGTCGTACTTATGCTGAGAATCTTTCACCCCATGAGGGCCGGAGAAGACATGACGAGCAAGTCTCTGCTAAAGGTAGAAAAAGTTAAATCAGATTATGCTTATTGAATCACAACAGTGAAGGGAAAATGAACCAGCTAAGTggggatggattttttttatgcCTGTTCAGACTACCtgttttttttgttgattttgtttttccctctaaggaaagggaagggaagggagctaATGTTTATGTGAGGTCATTTGTGTGTCAGGTAGTTTACTGTGTTCTCATTATATGTAATTTAATCCCTAAAATtcaatgaatatatattattcccattttatagataggaaacaaaaccagagaggttaaataacttgctctGAAAGTTAATTAGTAAATTGACAGgatgggaatttttttaaacCCAGGTTTGTCTGACTCTACAGGGCATCTTCTTATCTAGTACTTGATCCGGTCTTTCCGCCCCCTTCTAGTATAGTGAGTTGTATTTATCTTTGGGTAAACATTTACATGAATATTGAAAGATTTTAAGACAATTTGATATACATTCAAGTTGAGtaaaagcatattttctttttaaaaggtgtaCGAGAAGAGCAGAGATCTCCATTCAATGATCGTTTTCCACTTAAGCGACCTAGATATGAAGATTCAGATAAACCGTTTGTAGATAGCCCAGCATCAAGATTTGCGGGCCTTGATACAAATCAGCGACTTACGGCCTTGGCTGAAGACAGACCATTATTTGATGGACCTAGTAGGCCATCAGTAACCAGAGATGGTCCAACCAAGATGATTTTTGAAGGACCTAATAAATTAAGCCCTAGAATTGATGGACCTCCTACACCAGGTTCTCTTCGGTTTGATGGGTCACCAGGACAAATGGGGGGAGGAGGCCCTTTGAGATTTGAAGGTCCACAAGGTCAGCTAGGAGGTGGATGTCCTTTGAGATTTGAAGGTCCTCCAGGACCAGTAGGGGCACCTCTGCGGTTTGAGGGGCCAATTGGTCAAGCAGGAggtggtggttttaggtttgaaGGTTCACCTGGTCTGAGATTTGAGGGATCTGCAGGTGGTTTACGATTTGAAGGACCAGGAGGCCAGCCTGTGGGTGCTCTCAGATTTGAGGGGCATCGTGGTCAACCTGTGGGAGGGATAAGGTTTGAGGGACCTCATGGTCAGCCTGTGGGTGGACTTAGATTTGATAGTCCCCGAGGTCAACCCGTAGGTGGACTTAGGTTTGAGGGGGGTCATGGTCCAGCTGGGGCTGCCATCAGGTTTGATGGACCTCATGGTCAGCCAGGAGGTGGGATCAGATTTGAGGGCCCTTTGCtacagcaaggagttggattgagGTTTGAGGGCCCCCACGGTCAGTCAGTGGGTGGTCTGAGATTTGAAGGACAACATAATCAACTTGGTGGGAACCTTAGGTTTGAGGGTCCACATGGTCAACCAGGGGTTGGGATCAGGTTTGAAGGTCCTTTAGTTCAACAAGGAGGTGGGATGAGGTTTGAGGGTCCTTCTGTACCAGGAGGTGGCCTGAGAATTGAAGGTCCTTTGGGTCAAGGTGGTCCAAGATTTGAAGGTTGTCATGCTTTAAGGTATGATGGACAGCCAGGTCAGCCATCACTCTTGCCACGAATTGATGGATTACATGGTCAGCCGGGTCCTAGGTTTGAAAGAACTCCTGGTCAGCCAGGCCCACAGAGGTTTGATGGACCACCTGGACAGCAGATACAACCAAGATTTGATGGTGTACCTCCAAGATTTGATGGTCCACAACACCAGCAGGCATCAAGGTTTGATATTCCTCTTGGTCTTCAAGGCACACGATTTGACAATCATCCTTCACAAAGGCTTGAATCAGTGTCTTTCAATCAGACTGGTCCATATAATGATCCACCGGGCAGTGCTTTTAATGCTCCATCCCAAGGACTGCAGTTCCAGAGACATGAACAAATATTTGATTCACCTCAAGGACCAAATTTTAATGGACCACATGGCCCTGGAAACCAGAATTTCTCAAATCCCCTTAACAGACCTGGACACTATTTTGATGAAAAGAATCTTCAGAGTTCTCAGTTTGGAAACTTTGGCAATTTACCTGGCCCGTTAACAGTAGGAAATATTCAGGCCTCTCAGCAGGTAAGCTTGTTGTAGTTACTCTGAAATTATGTGATGTGCAGATAAGTtaacttttttaatatttctgttaTTTGAGGTAGGTAATCAAGAGATAGCTTGTAGTACACATTGAAAGGGAGTTTTTAATATATTCCAGAACCTCACATACTAGGGAAGTGAGATGAGAGTTTTCTGAGGATGAAATTCACAGTTTAAagctgcttttagcttttccaGGATCTAGAGAAACACTGTACAATCTTTCTCTctgcgacacacacacacattcttctttttgtttgtttatttttgttcgtGTTTTATGACTGAGGTACTATATAACTATGGATGTTTCATAGACCTCTGCTGCATTAGGCAGCTGTTAAGCCATGATGTACTTTTAACCCATTAGTtccaagttttcaattctgccTATATTTCAACTACTTCAACATAATACTTATTTCAAAGTTATAATGAGTGCCATATTTGCTCCATTTAAGTTTTTGTAGTTATCCACTTAGGATGGTGGTACATAATGGGTTAAAATAACCATACAGCTGATTTCTTAGACTGTTCTTTGACCAAGAATTTCCTTAGCCTGAGTTAATTAGGAAAATCAGATCATCTACAGTTCATTTTTTAGTCCTTTGTTCCTACTCTCCACCATCTTTCCAGCCACTCCAGTGAAATACAATTGTTTGATATTAATGTCAACAAGGCATTAGACTTCTATCCAGTGGTTTAAGCAAATAATTGGGCTGCCTACTTAAAAGTTACCTTATTTTTTGGCCTTGCAAGAaataataggatttttttttttaagatttatttatttgagaggtagagttacagagagagaggggtcttacatttgctggttcactccccaattggccacaacggccagagctgtgcctatccaaagctgggagccaggagtttcttccaggtctcccacatgggtgcaggggcccaagaacttgggccatctgctgctgctttcccaggccatagcagaaagctgaattggaagtggagcagctgggactagaactgttgcctaaatgggatgctagcactgcaggcagcagctttacctattatggaacagtgccaacccctagttttttttttaagtatttgaaaggcagagagagagcccaaGAGCAAAAGCAAGAGTACTCTCTCttcatttattccccaaatgcttggaaaaagccagagctggattagactgaagccaggggttaTGCCAAACCAGGCTCGAGGAACTCTTCTGGTTTCCCAGTGGTTGGTAGGaaacctaagtacctgggccggcgccgtggcttaacaggttaatcctccgccttgcggcgccggcacactgggttctagtcccggtcggggcgccggattctgtcccggttgcccctcttccagtccagctctctgctgtggcccgagaaggcagtggaggatggcccaagtgcttgggccctgcacccacaagggagaccaggagaagcacctggctcctcgcttcggatcagtgtggtgtgccagccatggcggccattggagggtgaaccaatggcaaaaaggaagacgtttctttctctctctctctctctctctctctctccactctgcctgtcaaaaaaataaaaaacaaaagcaaacttcAACAAAAGAAACCTAAGTACCTGGGACATCATGAGTTGccttccaggcactttagcagtctgaattggaagtgcagaattgcccagactcaaactggcactctgatgggaGGTAAAGGTATCCC
This window of the Lepus europaeus isolate LE1 chromosome 7, mLepTim1.pri, whole genome shotgun sequence genome carries:
- the PCF11 gene encoding pre-mRNA cleavage complex 2 protein Pcf11 isoform X2, yielding MSEQTPAEAGAAGAREDACRDYQSSLEDLTFNSKPHINMLTILAEENLPFAKEIVSLIEAQTAKAPSSEKLPVMYLMDSIVKNVGREYLTAFTKNLVATFICVFEKVDENTRKSLFKLRSTWDEIFPLKKLYALDVRVNSLDPAWPIKPLPPNVNTSSIHVNPKFLNKSPEEPSTPGTVVSSPSISTPPIVPDIQKNLTQEQLIRQQLLAKQKQLLELQQKKLELELEQAKAQLAVSLSVQQETSNLGPGSASTKLHVSQIPPMAVKVPHQVPVQPEKNRPGPSQIQDLKGTNRDPRLNRMSQHSSHGKDQSHRKEFLMNTLNQSDIKTSKTVPLEKNSSKQEKSKSGEKITKKELDQLDSKSKSKSKSPSPLKNKFSHTKDLKNQESESVRLSDMNKRDPRLKKHLQDKTDGKDDDGKDKRKTAEKKDKDEHTKSSEHRLVGSRNKIINGIVQKQQDAMTDESEKQGTKPGRSSTRKRSRSRSPKSRSPIIHSPKRRDRRSPKRRQRSMSPTSTPKAGKIRQSGVKQSHMEEFTPPSREERNAKRSTKQDVRDPRRIKKTEEERPQENVNQHSTKSGAEPKENIENWQSSKSTKRWKSGWEENKSLQQGDEHSKSPHLRHRESWSSTKGILSPRAPKQQHRLSVDANLQIPKELTLASKRELLQKTSERLASGEITQDEFLVVVHQIRQLFQYQEGKHRCNVRDSPTEENKGGLKKKPLLSDAELTYYEHKAKLKRTQVQHSFPRLDLLDPDIFDYPLTDALLSGIECEPSKSKHASRNSGAQFDRKEQFSERARRLSPISGSRTYAENLSPHEGRRRHDEQVSAKGVREEQRSPFNDRFPLKRPRYEDSDKPFVDSPASRFAGLDTNQRLTALAEDRPLFDGPSRPSVTRDGPTKMIFEGPNKLSPRIDGPPTPGSLRFDGSPGQMGGGGPLRFEGPQGQLGGGCPLRFEGPPGPVGAPLRFEGPIGQAGGGGFRFEGSPGLRFEGSAGGLRFEGPGGQPVGALRFEGHRGQPVGGIRFEGPHGQPVGGLRFDSPRGQPVGGLRFEGGHGPAGAAIRFDGPHGQPGGGIRFEGPLLQQGVGLRFEGPHGQSVGGLRFEGQHNQLGGNLRFEGPHGQPGVGIRFEGPLVQQGGGMRFEGPSVPGGGLRIEGPLGQGGPRFEGCHALRYDGQPGQPSLLPRIDGLHGQPGPRFERTPGQPGPQRFDGPPGQQIQPRFDGVPPRFDGPQHQQASRFDIPLGLQGTRFDNHPSQRLESVSFNQTGPYNDPPGSAFNAPSQGLQFQRHEQIFDSPQGPNFNGPHGPGNQNFSNPLNRPGHYFDEKNLQSSQFGNFGNLPGPLTVGNIQASQQVLTGVGQPVAFGQGQQFLPVHPQNPGAFVQNPSGALPKAYPDNHLSQVDVNELFSKLLKTGILKLSQPDSATTLNEVAAQPPPEEEEDQNEDQDVPDLTNFTIEELKQRYDSVINRLYTGIQCYSCGMRFTTSQTDVYADHLDWHYRQNRTEKDVSRKVTHRRWYYSLTDWIEFEEIADLEERAKSQFFEKVHEEVVLKTQEAAKEKEFQSVPAGPAGAVESCEICQEQFEQYWDEEEEEWHLKNAIRVDGKIYHPSCYEDYQNTSSFDCTPSPSKTPVENPLNIMLNIVKNELQEPCESPKVKEEQIDTPPACTEESIATPTEIKTENDTVESV
- the PCF11 gene encoding pre-mRNA cleavage complex 2 protein Pcf11 isoform X3, with protein sequence MSEQTPAEAGAAGAREDACRDYQSSLEDLTFNSKPHINMLTILAEENLPFAKEIVSLIEAQTAKAPSSEKLPVMYLMDSIVKNVGREYLTAFTKNLVATFICVFEKVDENTRKSLFKLRSTWDEIFPLKKLYALDVRVNSLDPAWPIKPLPPNVNTSSIHVNPKFLNKSPEEPSTPGTVVSSPSISTPPIVPDIQKNLTQEQLIRQQLLAKQKQLLELQQKKLELELEQAKAQLAVSLSVQQETSNLGPGSASTKLHVSQIPPMAVKVPHQVPVQPEKNRPGPSQIQDLKGTNRDPRLNRMSQHSSHGKDQSHRKEFLMNTLNQSDIKTSKTVPLEKNSSKQEKSKSGEKITKKELDQLDSKSKSKSKSPSPLKNKFSHTKDLKNQESESVRLSDMNKRDPRLKKHLQDKTDGKDDDGKDKRKTAEKKDKDEHTKSSEHRLVGSRNKIINGIVQKQQDAMTDESEKQGTKPGRSSTRKRSRSRSPKSRSPIIHSPKRRDRRSPKRRQRSMSPTSTPKAGKIRQSGVKQSHMEEFTPPSREERNAKRSTKQDVRDPRRIKKTEEERPQENVNQHSTKSGAEPKENIENWQSSKSTKRWKSGWEENKSLQQGDEHSKSPHLRHRESWSSTKGILSPRAPKQQHRLSVDANLQIPKELTLASKRELLQKTSERLASGEITQDEFLVVVHQIRQLFQYQEGVREEQRSPFNDRFPLKRPRYEDSDKPFVDSPASRFAGLDTNQRLTALAEDRPLFDGPSRPSVTRDGPTKMIFEGPNKLSPRIDGPPTPGSLRFDGSPGQMGGGGPLRFEGPQGQLGGGCPLRFEGPPGPVGAPLRFEGPIGQAGGGGFRFEGSPGLRFEGSAGGLRFEGPGGQPVGALRFEGHRGQPVGGIRFEGPHGQPVGGLRFDSPRGQPVGGLRFEGGHGPAGAAIRFDGPHGQPGGGIRFEGPLLQQGVGLRFEGPHGQSVGGLRFEGQHNQLGGNLRFEGPHGQPGVGIRFEGPLVQQGGGMRFEGPSVPGGGLRIEGPLGQGGPRFEGCHALRYDGQPGQPSLLPRIDGLHGQPGPRFERTPGQPGPQRFDGPPGQQIQPRFDGVPPRFDGPQHQQASRFDIPLGLQGTRFDNHPSQRLESVSFNQTGPYNDPPGSAFNAPSQGLQFQRHEQIFDSPQGPNFNGPHGPGNQNFSNPLNRPGHYFDEKNLQSSQFGNFGNLPGPLTVGNIQASQQVLTGVGQPVAFGQGQQFLPVHPQNPGAFVQNPSGALPKAYPDNHLSQVDVNELFSKLLKTGILKLSQPDSATTQVNEVAAQPPPEEEEDQNEDQDVPDLTNFTIEELKQRYDSVINRLYTGIQCYSCGMRFTTSQTDVYADHLDWHYRQNRTEKDVSRKVTHRRWYYSLTDWIEFEEIADLEERAKSQFFEKVHEEVVLKTQEAAKEKEFQSVPAGPAGAVESCEICQEQFEQYWDEEEEEWHLKNAIRVDGKIYHPSCYEDYQNTSSFDCTPSPSKTPVENPLNIMLNIVKNELQEPCESPKVKEEQIDTPPACTEESIATPTEIKTENDTVESV
- the PCF11 gene encoding pre-mRNA cleavage complex 2 protein Pcf11 isoform X4 — its product is MSEQTPAEAGAAGAREDACRDYQSSLEDLTFNSKPHINMLTILAEENLPFAKEIVSLIEAQTAKAPSSEKLPVMYLMDSIVKNVGREYLTAFTKNLVATFICVFEKVDENTRKSLFKLRSTWDEIFPLKKLYALDVRVNSLDPAWPIKPLPPNVNTSSIHVNPKFLNKSPEEPSTPGTVVSSPSISTPPIVPDIQKNLTQEQLIRQQLLAKQKQLLELQQKKLELELEQAKAQLAVSLSVQQETSNLGPGSASTKLHVSQIPPMAVKVPHQVPVQPEKNRPGPSQIQDLKGTNRDPRLNRMSQHSSHGKDQSHRKEFLMNTLNQSDIKTSKTVPLEKNSSKQEKSKSGEKITKKELDQLDSKSKSKSKSPSPLKNKFSHTKDLKNQESESVRLSDMNKRDPRLKKHLQDKTDGKDDDGKDKRKTAEKKDKDEHTKSSEHRLVGSRNKIINGIVQKQQDAMTDESEKQGTKPGRSSTRKRSRSRSPKSRSPIIHSPKRRDRRSPKRRQRSMSPTSTPKAGKIRQSGVKQSHMEEFTPPSREERNAKRSTKQDVRDPRRIKKTEEERPQENVNQHSTKSGAEPKENIENWQSSKSTKRWKSGWEENKSLQQGDEHSKSPHLRHRESWSSTKGILSPRAPKQQHRLSVDANLQIPKELTLASKRELLQKTSERLASGEITQDEFLVVVHQIRQLFQYQEGVREEQRSPFNDRFPLKRPRYEDSDKPFVDSPASRFAGLDTNQRLTALAEDRPLFDGPSRPSVTRDGPTKMIFEGPNKLSPRIDGPPTPGSLRFDGSPGQMGGGGPLRFEGPQGQLGGGCPLRFEGPPGPVGAPLRFEGPIGQAGGGGFRFEGSPGLRFEGSAGGLRFEGPGGQPVGALRFEGHRGQPVGGIRFEGPHGQPVGGLRFDSPRGQPVGGLRFEGGHGPAGAAIRFDGPHGQPGGGIRFEGPLLQQGVGLRFEGPHGQSVGGLRFEGQHNQLGGNLRFEGPHGQPGVGIRFEGPLVQQGGGMRFEGPSVPGGGLRIEGPLGQGGPRFEGCHALRYDGQPGQPSLLPRIDGLHGQPGPRFERTPGQPGPQRFDGPPGQQIQPRFDGVPPRFDGPQHQQASRFDIPLGLQGTRFDNHPSQRLESVSFNQTGPYNDPPGSAFNAPSQGLQFQRHEQIFDSPQGPNFNGPHGPGNQNFSNPLNRPGHYFDEKNLQSSQFGNFGNLPGPLTVGNIQASQQVLTGVGQPVAFGQGQQFLPVHPQNPGAFVQNPSGALPKAYPDNHLSQVDVNELFSKLLKTGILKLSQPDSATTLNEVAAQPPPEEEEDQNEDQDVPDLTNFTIEELKQRYDSVINRLYTGIQCYSCGMRFTTSQTDVYADHLDWHYRQNRTEKDVSRKVTHRRWYYSLTDWIEFEEIADLEERAKSQFFEKVHEEVVLKTQEAAKEKEFQSVPAGPAGAVESCEICQEQFEQYWDEEEEEWHLKNAIRVDGKIYHPSCYEDYQNTSSFDCTPSPSKTPVENPLNIMLNIVKNELQEPCESPKVKEEQIDTPPACTEESIATPTEIKTENDTVESV
- the PCF11 gene encoding pre-mRNA cleavage complex 2 protein Pcf11 isoform X1 — protein: MSEQTPAEAGAAGAREDACRDYQSSLEDLTFNSKPHINMLTILAEENLPFAKEIVSLIEAQTAKAPSSEKLPVMYLMDSIVKNVGREYLTAFTKNLVATFICVFEKVDENTRKSLFKLRSTWDEIFPLKKLYALDVRVNSLDPAWPIKPLPPNVNTSSIHVNPKFLNKSPEEPSTPGTVVSSPSISTPPIVPDIQKNLTQEQLIRQQLLAKQKQLLELQQKKLELELEQAKAQLAVSLSVQQETSNLGPGSASTKLHVSQIPPMAVKVPHQVPVQPEKNRPGPSQIQDLKGTNRDPRLNRMSQHSSHGKDQSHRKEFLMNTLNQSDIKTSKTVPLEKNSSKQEKSKSGEKITKKELDQLDSKSKSKSKSPSPLKNKFSHTKDLKNQESESVRLSDMNKRDPRLKKHLQDKTDGKDDDGKDKRKTAEKKDKDEHTKSSEHRLVGSRNKIINGIVQKQQDAMTDESEKQGTKPGRSSTRKRSRSRSPKSRSPIIHSPKRRDRRSPKRRQRSMSPTSTPKAGKIRQSGVKQSHMEEFTPPSREERNAKRSTKQDVRDPRRIKKTEEERPQENVNQHSTKSGAEPKENIENWQSSKSTKRWKSGWEENKSLQQGDEHSKSPHLRHRESWSSTKGILSPRAPKQQHRLSVDANLQIPKELTLASKRELLQKTSERLASGEITQDEFLVVVHQIRQLFQYQEGKHRCNVRDSPTEENKGGLKKKPLLSDAELTYYEHKAKLKRTQVQHSFPRLDLLDPDIFDYPLTDALLSGIECEPSKSKHASRNSGAQFDRKEQFSERARRLSPISGSRTYAENLSPHEGRRRHDEQVSAKGVREEQRSPFNDRFPLKRPRYEDSDKPFVDSPASRFAGLDTNQRLTALAEDRPLFDGPSRPSVTRDGPTKMIFEGPNKLSPRIDGPPTPGSLRFDGSPGQMGGGGPLRFEGPQGQLGGGCPLRFEGPPGPVGAPLRFEGPIGQAGGGGFRFEGSPGLRFEGSAGGLRFEGPGGQPVGALRFEGHRGQPVGGIRFEGPHGQPVGGLRFDSPRGQPVGGLRFEGGHGPAGAAIRFDGPHGQPGGGIRFEGPLLQQGVGLRFEGPHGQSVGGLRFEGQHNQLGGNLRFEGPHGQPGVGIRFEGPLVQQGGGMRFEGPSVPGGGLRIEGPLGQGGPRFEGCHALRYDGQPGQPSLLPRIDGLHGQPGPRFERTPGQPGPQRFDGPPGQQIQPRFDGVPPRFDGPQHQQASRFDIPLGLQGTRFDNHPSQRLESVSFNQTGPYNDPPGSAFNAPSQGLQFQRHEQIFDSPQGPNFNGPHGPGNQNFSNPLNRPGHYFDEKNLQSSQFGNFGNLPGPLTVGNIQASQQVLTGVGQPVAFGQGQQFLPVHPQNPGAFVQNPSGALPKAYPDNHLSQVDVNELFSKLLKTGILKLSQPDSATTQVNEVAAQPPPEEEEDQNEDQDVPDLTNFTIEELKQRYDSVINRLYTGIQCYSCGMRFTTSQTDVYADHLDWHYRQNRTEKDVSRKVTHRRWYYSLTDWIEFEEIADLEERAKSQFFEKVHEEVVLKTQEAAKEKEFQSVPAGPAGAVESCEICQEQFEQYWDEEEEEWHLKNAIRVDGKIYHPSCYEDYQNTSSFDCTPSPSKTPVENPLNIMLNIVKNELQEPCESPKVKEEQIDTPPACTEESIATPTEIKTENDTVESV